The following coding sequences lie in one Crassostrea angulata isolate pt1a10 chromosome 10, ASM2561291v2, whole genome shotgun sequence genomic window:
- the LOC128166727 gene encoding uncharacterized protein LOC128166727: MSSCREGCRRAFRGILHIPGCKTLCFKCVLLPCYSNTDSDDEKDKDDEGYDSYGNTDNHAHPTQEDGHDTSGSLGQVTHHDYVNSVDYTNVEIAETGQSQSADNVYVPMQLESLDHLVATRSVSTSEKVLLSNTDLMTCRLKVECPDPTASYVNVPETSPLLKGTGEDSTVSEKNSGVTDVIQEVGESKTDGSKQHSKMAANQTPADKALKQSSVVEEGARTDNSSRDTTTLNSSTSVEEIEGPSGKKMVLLETDL, from the exons ATGAG CTCCTGCAGAGAAGGATGTCGAAGGGCATTTCGGGGGATCCTCCATATTCCTGGTTGCAAAACCTTGTGCTTCAAGTGCGTTCTCCTGCCGTGCTATTCTAACACAGATAGTGATGACGAGAAAGACAAGGACGACGAAGGCTACGATAGCTATGGTAACACGGACAATCACGCTCACCCGACTCAGGAAGACGGCCATGACACATCCGGGTCTCTGGGTCAGGTGACACACCATGATTACGTCAACAGTGTCGATTACACCAATGTTGAGATTGCAGAAACTGGACAATCTCAGAGTGCAGACAATGTTTACGTTCCAATGCAACTGGAGTCGCTGGACCACCTCGTGGCAACCAGAAGCGTGAGCACTAGTGAGAAAGTACTGCTTTCGAACACTGATCTCATGACGTGTAGGCTGAAAGTGGAATGTCCAGACCCTACAGCGTCCTACGTGAACGTTCCCGAGACGAGTCCTTTACTGAAAGGGACAGGGGAGGATAGCACGGTTAGTGAAAAGAACTCCGGTGTTACTGATGTCATACAGGAAGTTGGAGAGTCAAAGACCGATGGGTCTAAACAGCATTCCAAGATGGCAGCAAATCAGACACCAGCCGACAAGGCATTAAAGCAGTCCAGTGTAGTGGAGGAGGGGGCAAGGACAGATAACTCTTCCCGCGACACCACGACACTAAATAGTTCAACCTCGGTGGAAGAGATTGAAGGACCATCCGGAAAGAAAATGGTGCTCCTAGAAACGGACTTATGA
- the LOC128165272 gene encoding lysosomal alpha-glucosidase-like, protein MGSKNVVLTSFVLFLTLVTLALIYSLYAVPRVQIIIIQSQDGVFKEQNDGIRYQLNEKTGRQEELKATKEEYEKKKIVQSKSQCAVVDDDHKFDCYPERSIATKEKCEARGCCWQVVHTQTQTKGLNGKVTGVPFCYYPKDFPGYRTGLKATTPTGFTVALSRNTTGFYPDDVMNLVMDVKYETEYRLRIRIYNPKNARYEVPLDTPRVTKAAPIQRYTVIVSNTGDAFNFAVTRNMLEPGPPVVLFNTSGAAPLIFADQFIQLSTFLPTKCLYGLGEHRGSLLHSMDWRRLTTWNRDQAPHDADTGTNLYGHHPFYLMMEDAGRSHGFFLLNSNAKETALQPAPALTWRTIGGVLDLYMFMGPSPSEVVQQYTEVIGRSFMPPYWSLGFHLCKFGYHSVNETMAVVKRMQEAKIPQDTQWNDIDYMDEFKDFTTGKSKFGDQAGMVNTLHSMGMHYVIIVDPGIGNKKSSSPYPPYDVGTKMDIWIKDSKGVPLVGRVWPGDVVFPDFTNPKAYDYWTQMTKAFHDQVQFDGMWIDMNELSNFYDGSSTGCPGNKYDNPPYVPAVLGGHLNSRTICSSAQQNFSLTYNVHDLYGFTETMATYQALKTTRAKRPFIISRSTFAGQGHYGGHWSGDNFARYEDMALSIPEMLNMNMFGISMIGADICGFHDDTTEQLCQRWQQLGAFYPFSRNHNDLGKKPQDPAVFSDAMKNSTRTALSVRYSLLPYLYTLFHKSNAMGETVARPLFFEFPEDTNTYIIDDQFLWGSALMITPVLTKDTTALNTYFPVCAWYDFYTGLKITGSGSRIKVNAPLSQINLYVRGGNILPMVEPAMTTTESRKNNFRLLVALNESGQANGGLFWDDGETIGTHDSGVFNMIMFSAGKNFVSSEVMKAGYTGEKMTLDKLTVYGMVVTPKSVTVNGKGAQFQYNSPVKTLTVSIPLVDLLKPFSVKWM, encoded by the exons ATGGGGAGCAAAAATGTGGTTTTGACTAGCTTTGTTCTATTTTTAACCTTGGTTACCTTGGCTTTGATATACAGCCTGTATGCTGTACCAAGAGTGCAAATCATAATAATTCAATCTCAAGATGGAGtatttaaagaacaaaatgATGGAATCAGATACCAGCTGAATGAAAAGACTGGCAGGCAAGAAGAATTGAAAGCTACCAAAGAggaatatgaaaagaaaaagattGTGCAGTCCAAAAGTCAGTGTGCAGTTGTAGATGATGACCACAAATTTGATTGCTATCCCGAGAGGTCCATTGCAACTAAAGAAAAGTGTGAGGCAAGAGGATGTTGTTGGCAAGTTGTTCATACACAGACACAGACCAAGGGCTTAAATGGCAAAGTTACAGGTGTCCCTTTCTGTTACTATCCAAAGGATTTTCCAGGATATAGGACAGGGCTTAAGGCAACCACTCCAACAGGATTTACAGTGGCTTTAAGTAGAAATACAACTGGGTTTTATCCAGATGATGTTATGAATTTAGTTATGGACGTAAAATATGAGACAGAATACAGATTGAGGATAAGA ATATATAATCCTAAGAATGCCCGATATGAAGTTCCTCTTGATACACCCAGAGTGACCAAGGCAGCCCCAATACAGAGATATACAGTCATTGTCAGTAACACAGGAGATGCATTCAACTTTGCAGTGACAAGAAATATGTTGGAACCAGGCCCACCagttgtttt GTTCAACACCTCCGGAGCGGCACCTCTGATATTCGCTGATCAATTCATTCAGTTATCTACCTTTCTGCCGACTAAGTGCCTGTATGGACTTGGGGAACACAGGGGCAGTCTTCTTCACTCCATGGACTGGAGAAGATTGACTACATGGAACAGGGATCAAGCCCCTCAT GATGCTGATACAGGCACTAATCTATATGGGCATCATCCATTTTACCTAATGATGGAAGATGCTGGAAGAAGTCATGGATTTTTCCTTCTGAACAGCAATGCCAAAG AGACTGCCCTTCAGCCAGCTCCAGCCTTGACCTGGCGGACGATCGGTGGTGTCCTTGACCTTTACATGTTTATGGGGCCCAGTCCATCAGAGGTCGTTCAGCAGTACACTGAGGTCATAGGTCGAAGCTTCATGCCCCCGTACTGGAGTCTTGGATTCCACCTGTGTAAATTTGGCTACCACTCGGTCAACGAGACAATGGCTGTGGTGAAAAGAATGCAGGAGGCTAAAATACCCCAG GACACACAGTGGAATGATATAGACTACATGGATGAATTTAAAGACTTTACGAcaggaaaatcaaaatttggagACCAGGCGGGGATGGTGAACACTCTACACAGCATGGGGATGCATTACGTCATAATTGTG GATCCTGGAATTGGTAATAAGAAGAGTTCTTCCCCTTATCCTCCCTATGATGTAGGAACCAAGATGGACATCTGGATCAAAGACAGCAAAGGAGTTCCACTGGTTGGCAGG GTCTGGCCAGGAGATGTAGTGTTCCCCGATTTCACCAACCCAAAGGCCTACGATTACTGGACACAAATGACCAAAGCTTTCCACGATCAAGTCCAGTTTGATGGCATGTGGATT gATATGAATGAACTTTCTAACTTCTATGATGGTTCATCGACTGGTTGCCCTGGAAACAAATATGACAATCCTCCATATGTGCCAG ctGTTCTAGGGGGTCATCTGAACTCCAGGACCATATGTTCCTCAGCTCAGCAGAACTTCTCCTTGACCTATAATGTCCATGACCTGTATGGTTTCACAGAAACCATGGCAACATACCA GGCTTTAAAGACAACCAGAGCCAAACGACCTTTCATTATTTCACGCTCCACCTTTGCTGGTCAAGGTCATTATGGAGGTCATTGGTCAGGGGATAACTTTGCACGCTATGAGGATATGGCTTTATCTATACCTG aAATGCTGAATATGAACATGTTTGGAATATCTATGATTGGTGCTGACATTTGTGGTTTCCATGACGACACTACAGAACAGCTTTGTCAAAGATGGCAGCAGCTTGGGGCTTTTTATCCTTTCTCCAGAAACCACAATGACCTTGGAAAGAAG CCCCAGGACCCGGCCGTGTTCAGTGATGCCATGAAGAACTCAACCAGAACGGCCCTCAGTGTCAGATACTCTCTGCTGCCCTACCTCTACACTCTGTTCCACAAGTCTAACGCCATGGGGGAGACGGTGGCTAGACCCCTATTCTTTGA GTTTCCTGAGGATACTAACACCTACATTATTGATGACCAGTTCTTGTGGGGGTCAGCTCTAATGATCACGCCCGTACTGACCAAG GACACAACTGCTTTGAACACCTACTTCCCAGTCTGTGCTTGGTACGACTTTTACACTGGATTGAAAATAACGGGGAGTGGATCCAGGATAAAAGTGAATGCCCCGTTGAGTCAGATCAACTTGTATGTTAGAGGAGGAAACATTCTACCAATGGTGGAACCAGCAATGACCACAACGGAAAG tcGCAAGAATAACTTTCGACTTCTTGTGGCTCTGAATGAATCAGGGCAGGCCAATGGAGGCTTGTTTTGGGATGATGGAGAGACTATAG GTACACATGACAGCGGGGTCTTCAACATGATCATGTTCTCTGCAGGCAAG AACTTTGTGTCATCTGAAGTGATGAAGGCAGGGTACACAGGAGAGAAGATGACTCTGGACAAGTTAACTGTGTATGGAATGGTAGTGACACCAAAATCTGTCACAGTCAACGGCAAAGGAGCTCAGTTCCAGTACAACTCGCCAGTTAAG ACATTGACAGTTAGTATCCCACTGGTGGATCTACTGAAGCCATTTTCTGTCAAGTGGATGTAA
- the LOC128166728 gene encoding uncharacterized protein LOC128166728, translated as MFLSKLFGSCGRLLWSEPEAPSGGYGMVNKDDSTMLNEFSPEEEPLSPEDIVVAQPIWLGRTDSIVKNKSASDLNKSSSISNSIGSVYQPTTTSGIRSSKSTENVQSVSSFSQILRSSGSPKTSVVRSNPKKGHSVHISQSASVFSSPIVKSTGSLNLPKQPGTRNTYKVSKKQKSEEVKLQIVSVV; from the coding sequence ATGTTTTTGTCCAAACTGTTTGGGAGTTGTGGGAGACTCCTGTGGAGTGAGCCCGAGGCCCCAAGCGGGGGTTACGGCATGGTCAACAAGGACGATTCCACCATGCTGAATGAATTCTCACCGGAGGAGGAACCCTTGTCCCCAGAAGACATTGTAGTTGCTCAGCCCATCTGGCTGGGTAGGACAGACAGTATTGTGAAAAATAAGTCTGCCTCTGATCTGAACAAGTCCAGTTCTATCTCAAACAGTATTGGCAGTGTATACCAGCCCACAACAACATCGGGTATACGATCTAGTAAATCAACAGAAAACGTTCAGTCGGTTTCAAGTTTTTCACAAATTCTGAGATCTTCAGGTAGTCCCAAAACTTCTGTGGTTCGCTCCAATCCCAAAAAAGGACACTCTGTACACATATCTCAATCAGCTTCTGTGTTTTCGAGTCCGATCGTGAAATCTACGGGAAGTTTGAATCTACCCAAACAACCGGGCACTCGGAACACATACAAAGTGTCTAAAAAACAGAAGTCGGAAGAAGTCAAACTTCAAATTGTGTCTGTTGTCTGA
- the LOC128167659 gene encoding 17-beta-hydroxysteroid dehydrogenase type 6-like, which yields MPTIRKIGYYTTLSVLLIFLIRACFPLLVFIQETLSTWSLVTALCLGLALILIPWPRGTVSPEDKAVLITGCDSGFGHSLALNLDRQGFTVFAGCLFSDREGARSLKENSKNIQVVQLDVTDDWQVRKAVQTVKENLNGKVLWALVNNAGIATFQEIEWCSVTQFQQIMDVNVIGVVRVTKAFLPLLRGGEGRVINVASLAGRFTVPAFAAYSMSKKACIAFSDGLRQEMAKFGVKVITIEPGLYRTPIVESDYLINANRRSWAETPSEVKEVYGEEYFDAFCKSISLHMRRARSNVGEVVKQMEEAVTSANPKHRYVPYWMSDLRATILGALSDETRDKFFLSTYKLPTKPAQAPKSFSRQNSHSPTFNLTLKNVFRQNSESKKP from the exons ATGCCAACCATAAGGAAAATTGGATATTATACGACACTTTcggttttattaattttcttgatCAGGGCTTGTTTTCCATTACTTGTGTTCATTCAGGAGACTTTATCTACTTGGAGTTTGGTCACTGCACTTTGTTTGGGTCTGGCGTTAATTCTCATACCTTGGCCCAGGGGAACGGTCTCACCAGAGGACAAGGCTGTTTTGATTACGG gtTGTGACAGTGGCTTTGGGCACAGTTTGGCCCTGAATCTGGACAGACAGGGCTTTACTGTTTTCGCTGGTTGTCTGTTTTCGGACCGCGAGGGCGCAAGAAGTTTGAAAGAAAATTCCAAAAACATCCAAGTGGTACAACTGGACGTGACTGATGATTGGCAGGTCCGGAAGGCCGTCCAGACCGTCAAAGAAAATCTGAACGGAAAAG TTCTGTGGGCTCTGGTGAACAACGCTGGCATAGCAACGTTCCAGGAAATAGAATGGTGCTCCGTCACGCAATTCCAACAGATAATGGACGTCAACGTCATTGGCGTTGTCAGGGTTACCAAAGCGTTTTTGCCGCTTCTACGCGGAGGAGAGGGGCGTGTGATTAACGTGGCTAGTCTGGCAG GTCGTTTTACAGTTCCTGCCTTTGCTGCTTATTCCATGTCAAAGAAAGCTTGTATAGCATTTTCTGACGGACTCCGACAAGAAATGGCCAAATTTGGGGTCAAGGTCATCACTATAGAACCCGGATTATATAG AACTCCAATCGTTGAATCGGATTATCTTATAAATGCCAACCGGAGGTCGTGGGCAGAGACTCCTTCAGAGGTCAAGGAGGTTTATGGAGAGGAGTATTTCGATGCGTTCTGTAAGAGCATCAGCTTGCACATGCGCCGCGCACGTAGCAACGTTGGGGAGGTCGTCAAACAAATGGAAGAGGCCGTTACATCGGCCAATCCAAAGCATCGTTACGTACCGTACTGGATGTCGGATTTAAGGGCAACTATTCTGGGTGCACTGTCGGATGAAACTAGGGATAAGTTTTTCCTTAGCACGTACAAACTGCCAACAAAACCAGCTCAGGCACCCAAAAGTTTTTCCCGGCAAAACTCCCATTCGCCAACTTTTAACCTTACTCTGAAAAATGTATTCAGACAAAATTCTGAGTCTAAAAAACCTTAA
- the LOC128168084 gene encoding uncharacterized protein LOC128168084, protein MVEESWVNEVLDFGDEPVKDLATRLAIFKFDYSWADMVEKEEKRRGKPDIPERWPDHIPDWMRLTEMMPSLKRRPKLTSSMKGNIKNMSSSSEIVWMKREPPPTRIRILTRARK, encoded by the exons ATGGTGGAGGAGTCGTGGGTG AACGAAGTCTTGGATTTTGGGGATGAGCCTGTAAAAGATTTG GCGACCAGACTGGCCATCTTCAAATTCGACTACAGTTGGGCGGACATGGTAGAGAAGGAAGAAAAACGAAGG GGTAAACCAGACATCCCCGAGCGGTGGCCGGACCACATCCCTGACTGGATGAGACTGACAGAAATGATGCCCTCCCTCAAACGCCGACCCAAACTGACCAGTTCTATG AAAGGAAACATTAAAAACATGAGTTCCTCCTCCGAGATTGTGTGGATGAAGAGGGAGCCCCCACCCACGCGCATTCGTATTCTTACACGTGCCAGGAAGTAG